A DNA window from Actinomadura coerulea contains the following coding sequences:
- a CDS encoding 1-acyl-sn-glycerol-3-phosphate acyltransferase has translation MLPPRFVRRLVCTPLLFVLTLLVVVLFPVAFAVTSLAGRERKRAQRLLWFSLTWGTRETAAVLECGWLWLRRRTNDDRHYDIIRRYVGALYASAQRRLGLRVEVDGTWDAALDGSAAGRPLIVLSRHAGPGDALLIVHHLLTEYRRRPLVVMKALLQLDPCIDIAANRVPNVFVTPGGAADAVGRLAEGLGPGEALLIFPEGGNFSPERRRRAIRRLARMRRAEEAVRAAAMRNVMPPRPGGVLAALDSAPSADVVFVAHCGLDRMATAGDVWRRVPLTGPVRARWWRVPAEDVPGDRDARVSWLYENWERADAWISAQRAPAPK, from the coding sequence ATGCTGCCACCCCGTTTCGTGCGCCGCCTGGTGTGCACGCCCCTGCTGTTCGTCCTGACCCTTCTGGTCGTGGTGCTCTTCCCGGTGGCCTTCGCGGTGACGTCCCTGGCCGGGCGCGAGCGCAAGCGGGCCCAGCGCCTGCTCTGGTTCAGTCTCACGTGGGGGACGCGGGAGACGGCGGCCGTCCTGGAGTGCGGGTGGCTGTGGCTCCGGCGCCGCACCAACGACGACCGGCACTACGACATCATCCGCCGCTACGTCGGCGCCCTCTACGCGTCCGCCCAGCGCCGGCTCGGCCTGCGCGTCGAGGTGGACGGAACCTGGGACGCCGCCTTGGACGGCTCGGCCGCCGGCCGGCCCCTGATCGTTCTCAGCCGCCACGCCGGGCCGGGCGACGCGCTCCTGATCGTCCACCACCTGCTGACCGAGTACCGGCGCCGTCCCCTGGTGGTCATGAAGGCGCTGCTCCAGCTCGACCCCTGCATCGACATCGCCGCCAACCGGGTCCCGAACGTGTTCGTCACCCCGGGCGGCGCGGCGGACGCCGTCGGCCGGCTCGCCGAGGGGCTCGGCCCCGGCGAGGCGCTGCTGATCTTCCCCGAGGGCGGCAACTTCTCCCCGGAGCGGCGCCGCCGCGCGATCCGCCGGCTGGCCCGGATGCGCCGGGCGGAGGAGGCGGTCCGCGCCGCCGCGATGCGCAACGTGATGCCGCCGCGGCCCGGCGGCGTGCTGGCCGCGCTCGACTCCGCCCCGTCCGCCGACGTGGTGTTCGTCGCGCACTGCGGGCTCGACCGCATGGCCACCGCCGGGGACGTGTGGCGGCGCGTGCCGCTGACCGGCCCCGTCCGGGCCCGCTGGTGGCGTGTGCCCGCCGAGGACGTGCCCGGCGACCGCGACGCCCGCGTCAGCTGGCTCTACGAGAACTGGGAGCGCGCGGACGCGTGGATCAGCGCCCAGCGGGCGCCCGCGCCGAAGTGA
- a CDS encoding patatin-like phospholipase family protein, whose amino-acid sequence MEREPRTAFVLGGGGVLGAHEVGMLRALRETGVRPDLVVGTSIGALNGALVAAGPDAAVERLTSLWSDESVRDVFGSPVLARLWRLARSGTHLHSNEPLRRMLDELLPVPSFEELEVPFQCVAAGIETAMAHWFTEGPLIPAVLASSAAPGLLPPVRVGERHYYDGGLVHSIPVSRAVMLGATDIYVLHVGRIERDLAPPRRPWEVGLVAFEIARRHRFFEEMANLPDGLTVHVLPAGARSQKAGVDLTQVRYRNASGIQAHIERAYQASLRYLKERA is encoded by the coding sequence GTGGAACGGGAGCCGCGGACGGCGTTCGTCCTCGGGGGCGGAGGCGTGCTCGGCGCGCACGAGGTCGGCATGCTCCGGGCGCTGCGGGAGACCGGCGTCCGTCCCGACCTCGTCGTCGGGACCTCGATCGGCGCGCTCAACGGCGCGCTCGTCGCGGCCGGGCCGGACGCGGCGGTCGAGCGGCTCACCAGCCTGTGGTCGGACGAGTCCGTCCGCGACGTGTTCGGCTCGCCCGTGCTCGCCCGGCTGTGGAGGCTCGCCCGGTCCGGCACGCACCTGCACTCCAACGAGCCGCTGCGCCGCATGCTGGACGAGCTGCTCCCCGTCCCGTCGTTCGAGGAGCTGGAGGTCCCCTTCCAGTGCGTCGCCGCCGGGATCGAGACGGCGATGGCGCACTGGTTCACCGAGGGCCCGCTGATCCCGGCGGTGCTCGCGTCGTCGGCCGCGCCGGGGCTGCTGCCCCCCGTCCGGGTGGGGGAGCGGCACTACTACGACGGCGGCCTCGTTCACAGCATCCCGGTCAGCCGGGCCGTCATGCTCGGCGCCACCGACATCTACGTCCTGCACGTCGGCCGGATCGAGCGCGACCTCGCGCCGCCGCGCCGGCCCTGGGAGGTCGGCCTGGTCGCGTTCGAGATCGCGCGCCGGCACCGGTTCTTCGAGGAGATGGCGAACCTCCCGGACGGCCTGACCGTCCACGTCCTGCCCGCCGGGGCCAGGTCGCAGAAGGCGGGAGTCGACCTCACCCAGGTCCGCTACAGGAACGCGTCCGGAATCCAGGCTCACATCGAACGCGCCTATCAGGCATCTTTGAGGTACCTGAAAGAGCGAGCGTGA
- a CDS encoding DUF7144 family membrane protein: MTTRMTHGGRSVSARQSYQLSGWLTFAGVLSMVVGAFNVIDGVVALFKDNYYVVNSNQILVFNFTAWGWYWLVLGALQIVVGVGILTGKMWARVVGVAFAFLAAIGHLAFLAAFPIWSVLTIALCVLLMYALIAPPAGARGD, translated from the coding sequence ATGACGACCAGGATGACCCACGGGGGCCGGTCGGTCTCAGCGCGCCAGAGCTACCAGCTCTCCGGATGGCTCACCTTCGCGGGTGTGCTCTCCATGGTGGTCGGCGCGTTCAACGTCATCGACGGGGTGGTGGCCCTTTTCAAGGACAACTACTACGTCGTGAACTCCAACCAGATCCTGGTCTTCAACTTCACCGCATGGGGCTGGTACTGGCTCGTCCTCGGCGCCCTGCAGATCGTCGTCGGTGTCGGGATCCTGACCGGGAAGATGTGGGCCCGGGTGGTCGGCGTCGCGTTCGCCTTCCTCGCCGCCATCGGGCACCTGGCGTTCCTGGCCGCGTTCCCGATCTGGTCGGTGCTGACCATCGCGCTGTGCGTCCTGCTGATGTACGCGCTCATCGCCCCGCCCGCCGGCGCGCGCGGGGACTGA
- a CDS encoding MFS transporter — MTTALADRLGGRRQARVVVLMACVLALNAADTGVIGAIVNELRTSLHIGNTQVGVLTAAPAAVGAVATVPVGQLTDRVRRVPLLAGSVVLWSAAMVLGGLAESYGWLLASRVALGAVTATAGPTVASLIGDLFPPEERAATYGRILAGELVGVGFGLLAGGNIAAFASWRVSFWFVAALGFVLAVLLWRMLPEPARGAQGGSGGRGGEELARRQVDEAGVRPDPRNVLAEDPERMTLAQAARYVLAIRTNVIIILASAIGYFFFAGMRTFALVFVMERYAVGRGGLSAFLPVIGAAALAGVLVGGRLADRLLRGGSVTARVAVPGVAFAASALLFLPALLTDRALVALPLFTLAAAVLAAANPPLDAVRLDVVHFRLWGRAEAIRTIVRMSAEAAAPVLFGWLSGVLGAGRAAGVGLDRVFLLALIPLLANGLLLLRARGAYPRDVASALESERRYPTGS, encoded by the coding sequence ATGACCACCGCGCTGGCGGACCGGCTGGGCGGCCGGCGCCAGGCGCGCGTGGTGGTGCTGATGGCCTGCGTCCTCGCGCTGAACGCGGCGGACACCGGGGTCATCGGGGCGATCGTCAACGAGCTGCGCACCTCCCTGCACATCGGGAACACGCAGGTCGGGGTGCTGACGGCCGCGCCGGCGGCGGTCGGCGCGGTCGCGACGGTGCCGGTGGGGCAGCTCACCGACCGGGTGCGGCGGGTGCCGCTGCTGGCGGGCAGCGTGGTGCTGTGGAGCGCCGCGATGGTGCTCGGCGGGCTGGCGGAGTCGTACGGGTGGCTGCTGGCGTCACGGGTGGCGCTGGGCGCGGTGACGGCGACGGCGGGGCCCACGGTGGCGTCCCTGATCGGGGACCTGTTCCCGCCCGAGGAGCGGGCCGCGACGTACGGCCGGATCCTCGCCGGAGAGCTGGTCGGGGTCGGGTTCGGGCTGCTGGCGGGCGGCAACATCGCCGCGTTCGCGAGCTGGCGGGTCTCGTTCTGGTTCGTCGCGGCACTGGGATTCGTGCTGGCCGTGCTGCTGTGGCGGATGCTGCCCGAGCCGGCGCGCGGCGCGCAGGGGGGCTCCGGCGGGCGGGGCGGGGAGGAACTCGCGCGGCGGCAGGTGGACGAGGCGGGCGTGCGCCCGGACCCGCGCAACGTCCTGGCGGAGGACCCCGAGCGGATGACGCTGGCGCAGGCCGCCCGGTACGTGCTGGCCATCCGCACGAACGTGATCATCATTCTGGCGTCCGCGATCGGCTACTTCTTCTTCGCCGGGATGCGCACGTTCGCGCTGGTCTTCGTGATGGAGCGGTACGCGGTCGGGCGGGGCGGGCTGTCGGCGTTCCTGCCGGTCATCGGGGCGGCCGCGCTCGCCGGGGTGCTGGTCGGCGGGCGGCTGGCCGACCGGCTCCTGCGCGGCGGGAGCGTGACCGCGCGGGTCGCTGTGCCGGGCGTGGCGTTCGCCGCCTCGGCGCTGCTGTTCCTGCCCGCGCTGCTCACCGACCGGGCGCTGGTCGCGCTGCCGCTGTTCACACTCGCCGCCGCCGTGCTGGCCGCGGCGAACCCGCCGCTGGACGCGGTGCGGCTGGACGTCGTCCACTTCCGGCTGTGGGGGCGCGCGGAGGCGATCCGGACGATCGTGCGCATGTCCGCGGAGGCGGCCGCGCCGGTGCTGTTCGGCTGGCTGTCGGGGGTGCTCGGAGCGGGCCGGGCGGCGGGCGTCGGCCTGGACCGGGTGTTCCTGCTGGCGCTGATACCGCTGCTGGCCAACGGCCTGCTGCTGCTCAGGGCACGGGGCGCCTACCCGCGGGACGTGGCGTCGGCGCTGGAGTCCGAACGGCGCTACCCCACCGGCTCCTAG
- a CDS encoding RNA-binding S4 domain-containing protein, whose product MGDEGSVRVDLWIWSVRLLKTRSMASTACRAGHVRVNDERAKPSTSVKPGDVVRLRHDGRERIVVVQKVIRKRVSAPVAQECLIDKSPPPPPREALIPIGRRERGAGRPTKRDRRELERVLDRYRVLNGPPKDD is encoded by the coding sequence ATGGGCGATGAGGGGTCCGTGCGGGTCGATCTGTGGATCTGGTCCGTGCGGCTGCTGAAGACCCGCTCGATGGCGTCGACCGCGTGCCGGGCGGGCCATGTCCGCGTGAACGACGAGCGCGCCAAACCGTCCACCTCGGTCAAGCCGGGGGACGTCGTCAGACTCCGCCACGACGGGCGGGAGCGGATCGTCGTCGTGCAGAAGGTCATCCGCAAGCGGGTCTCCGCGCCCGTCGCGCAGGAATGCCTGATCGACAAGAGCCCGCCCCCGCCGCCGCGCGAGGCGCTCATCCCGATCGGCCGCCGCGAGCGCGGCGCGGGCCGTCCCACCAAGCGCGACCGCCGTGAGCTCGAACGCGTCCTCGACCGCTACCGCGTCCTGAACGGGCCCCCGAAGGACGACTAG